A genome region from Tenrec ecaudatus isolate mTenEca1 chromosome 13, mTenEca1.hap1, whole genome shotgun sequence includes the following:
- the LOC142424087 gene encoding uncharacterized protein LOC142424087: MPSDRGAPRVSSKLNCLALPLFPPLPEPAKSARSSGSRIETQKVDDHLVEHSQHERSVERTERCYKFNTFENILYQHKSNFPVKANYEILGLHDKIEKSDLIILALNQNSSSKIKKSVVFNEDEKTFLNIEEEQFCTEMKFPECENSSSMKSQCIQHQESHKIKKSLIGDKCRKTLFKESFLCEHQFIHILDKIYECGQCGQEFKKVFKLTAQYQTAHKGQKPYTCLQCVKTCHSKSYLKELQKTHVAGTPCVCSEGGKGFNRNSDVTAHQQTHTAEKPYVCGECGKVFRQMRCLRAHQIFHTGKKPHVCGECGKAFTWKTNLTVHQRTHTGEKPYVCDECGKAFNRKTNLTVHQRTHTGEKPYICDECGKAFTYKTNLTVHQRTHTGEKPYVCDECGKAFNRKTHLTVHQRTHTGEKPYICDECGKAFTYKTNLTVHQRTHTGEKPYVCDECGKAFNRKTNLTVHQRTHTGEKPHVCGECGKAFTWKSSLILHQRSHAGEKTLCMV, from the coding sequence AGACTCAGAAAGTTGATGATCATTTGGTTGAGCACTCGCAACATGAAAGAAGTGTGGAGAGAACTGAACgatgctataaatttaatacatttgaaaatattctttatcaacacaAAAGTAATTTTCCTGTAAAGGCAAATTATGAGATATTAGGCTTACATGATAAAATTGAAAAATCAGATTTGATCATTTTGGCATTAAATCAGAACAGTAGcagcaaaataaagaagtcagttgtTTTCAATGAAGACGAGAAAACTTTTCTCAATATTGAAgaagagcaattttgtactgaaatgaaattccctgaatGTGAAAACTCCAGtagcatgaagtcacaatgcattcagcatcaagaATCGCACAAAATTAAGAAATCACTCATAGGTGATAAATGTAGGAAAACCCTCTTCAAGGAGTCTTTCCTCTGTGAGCATCAGTTCATTCATATTCTAGATAAGATCTATGAATGCGGTCAGTGTGGGCAAGAATTCAAGAAagtattcaaactcactgcacaATATCAAACCGCACATAAAGGACAAAAGCCATATACATGCTTGCAATGTGTCAaaacttgtcacagtaaatcatacctcaaggagcttcagaaaactcaTGTGGCAGGTACCCCCTGTGTATGCAGTGAAGGTGGGAAAGGCTTTAACAGGAACAGTGAtgtcactgctcatcagcaaactcatactgcagagaaaccctatgtatgtggtgaatgtggcaaagtttTCAGGCAGATGCGATGCCTGAGAGCACATCAGAtatttcacacaggaaagaaaccccatgtctgtggtgaatgtggaaaagcctttacctggaagacaaacctcactgttcatcagcgaactcatactggagagaaaccctatgtatgtgatgaatgtggaaaggcTTTTAACAGAAAGACaaacctcactgttcatcagcgaactcatactggagagaaaccctatatatgtgatgaatgtggaaaagcctttacctacAAGACaaacctcactgttcatcagcgaactcatactggagagaaaccctatgtatgtgatgaatgtggaaaggcTTTTAACAGAAAGACAcacctcactgttcatcagcgaactcatactggagagaaaccctatatatgtgatgaatgtggaaaagcctttacctacAAGACaaacctcactgttcatcagcgaactcatactggagagaaaccctatgtatgtgatgaatgtggaaaggcTTTTAACAGAAAGACaaacctcactgttcatcagcgaactcatactggagagaaaccccatgtatgtggtgaatgtggaaaagcctttacctggaagaGTAGCCTCATTCTTCATCAGCGATCCCATGCTGGAGAAAAAACCTTATGTATGGTGTGA